A single region of the Aeromicrobium chenweiae genome encodes:
- the secF gene encoding protein translocase subunit SecF: MSRISTFGQHLYEGRVSFDFIGRRKVFYAISAAIVVIAALAFIVRGFNYGVEFKGGVEFTAKVAVANVESSDAMIEAVEDSGVPDAGDPTVQTSGKDTIRIQTKALSQDEATKVTESLKKAGATEVSQNLIGPTYGKQVATKALTGLLVFLGIVVVFIWVYFREWRMSVAGIVALVHDLVITAGVYALSGFEVTPATVTGLLTILGFSLYDTVVVFDKVRENTKGILTSTTKTYAEQANLALNQTLVRSINTSITALLPVAALLFAGIVILGTGPLKDLALALFVGMLAGAYSSIFLATPLASQLKEREPAIKAQAARVMARRAKEANDADAPVAAGAVAAPSRTVRPTGAAKRAQPSRKPRSQRGKGGS, translated from the coding sequence ATGAGCCGCATCAGCACGTTCGGACAGCACCTCTACGAAGGACGCGTCTCCTTCGACTTCATCGGTCGGCGCAAGGTGTTCTACGCGATCAGCGCTGCCATCGTCGTTATCGCGGCGCTCGCGTTCATCGTGCGCGGCTTCAACTACGGCGTCGAGTTCAAGGGTGGCGTCGAGTTCACCGCCAAGGTCGCGGTCGCGAACGTGGAGTCCTCCGACGCGATGATCGAGGCCGTCGAGGACTCCGGCGTCCCCGACGCCGGCGACCCCACGGTGCAGACGTCCGGCAAGGACACCATCCGCATCCAGACCAAGGCCCTGAGCCAGGACGAGGCCACGAAGGTCACCGAGTCGCTGAAGAAGGCCGGCGCCACCGAGGTCAGCCAGAACCTCATCGGCCCGACGTACGGCAAGCAGGTCGCCACGAAGGCCCTCACCGGCCTCCTGGTGTTCCTCGGGATCGTGGTGGTGTTCATCTGGGTGTACTTCCGCGAGTGGCGCATGTCCGTCGCGGGCATCGTCGCGCTGGTGCACGACCTGGTGATCACCGCCGGCGTCTACGCGCTGTCGGGCTTCGAGGTCACCCCCGCGACCGTCACCGGTCTGCTGACGATCCTCGGCTTCTCGCTGTACGACACCGTGGTCGTGTTCGACAAGGTCCGCGAGAACACGAAGGGGATCTTGACCTCGACGACCAAGACGTACGCCGAGCAGGCCAACCTCGCGCTCAACCAGACGCTGGTGCGCTCGATCAACACCTCGATCACCGCCCTGCTGCCGGTCGCGGCGCTGCTGTTCGCCGGCATCGTCATCCTCGGCACGGGTCCGCTCAAGGATCTCGCCCTGGCACTGTTCGTCGGCATGCTCGCCGGCGCGTACTCGTCGATCTTCCTCGCCACCCCGCTGGCGTCGCAGCTCAAGGAGCGTGAGCCGGCCATCAAGGCCCAGGCCGCACGGGTCATGGCTCGCCGGGCCAAGGAGGCCAACGACGCCGACGCACCGGTGGCGGCGGGCGCCGTGGCGGCTCCCAGCCGGACCGTGCGACCCACGGGCGCGGCCAAGCGGGCGCAGCCGAGCCGCAAGCCGCGCTCGCAGCGCGGCAAGGGCGGTTCGTAG
- the secD gene encoding protein translocase subunit SecD, translated as MAASPQRSSSLPRPKRTLTIFLVVLLALYALVALINLGTDKGEDSAWQPRLGLDLEGGTRITLQAKATEGDVTKDKLDQARNIIDQRVNATGVTEAEVTTQGNDQVIIEIPGERKAGIVDEVGKTAQLRFRLLWTGDLPSAAKPLDAKDAAAQQKIIDDIDWTKLSLDQMITAETQGLNTLPKTYQAGIAALQKEAAGFVCNPAGVDVDDIANKPLVTCDTKRGEVQILSPTVIPGSDIKTAEPQYDSQRAEWSVRIDLKGEGKAAFKTVTNALTPAQNRFAIVLDGETITAPASQAPINNGVSSITGGFNADSAKALSNQLKFGALPLTFGVNGSEEIGPSLAGTQLDAGLIAGVVGLLLVIVYCLLYYRGLGLVIIGSLLVASALTYVMVLLLGKGVGFTLTLPGIAGLIVAIGITADSFIVFFERIRDEVRDGKSLRLAVEAGWVRARGTILAADAVSIIAAVTLFIFAIGVVRGFAFALGLTTLIDVFVVFFFTKPLVSLLARTKFFGQGHKLSGLDASHLGISGRKVSEIARTRPSTAGKVSR; from the coding sequence TCGACCTCGAGGGCGGCACGCGCATCACGCTGCAGGCCAAGGCCACCGAGGGCGACGTCACGAAGGACAAGCTCGACCAGGCCCGCAACATCATCGACCAGCGCGTCAACGCCACGGGCGTGACCGAGGCCGAGGTGACCACGCAGGGCAACGACCAGGTGATCATCGAGATCCCCGGTGAGCGCAAGGCCGGCATCGTCGACGAGGTGGGCAAGACCGCGCAGCTGCGGTTCCGCCTGCTGTGGACCGGTGACCTGCCCAGCGCCGCCAAGCCGCTGGACGCCAAGGACGCGGCCGCGCAGCAGAAGATCATCGACGACATCGACTGGACGAAGCTCTCGCTCGACCAGATGATCACCGCCGAGACACAGGGGCTCAACACCCTGCCCAAGACGTACCAGGCCGGCATCGCCGCGCTCCAGAAGGAGGCCGCCGGGTTCGTGTGCAACCCCGCCGGCGTCGACGTCGACGACATCGCCAACAAGCCGCTCGTCACCTGCGACACCAAGCGGGGCGAGGTGCAGATCCTCAGCCCCACCGTCATCCCGGGCTCGGACATCAAGACCGCCGAGCCGCAGTACGACTCGCAGCGGGCCGAGTGGAGCGTCCGCATCGACCTCAAGGGCGAGGGCAAGGCGGCGTTCAAGACCGTCACCAACGCCCTGACCCCGGCGCAGAACCGCTTCGCGATCGTCCTCGACGGCGAGACGATCACCGCGCCCGCGTCGCAGGCACCGATCAACAACGGCGTCTCGTCCATCACCGGCGGCTTCAACGCCGACTCGGCCAAGGCACTGTCCAACCAGCTCAAGTTCGGTGCGCTGCCCCTGACGTTCGGCGTCAACGGCAGCGAGGAGATCGGCCCGTCGCTGGCCGGCACCCAGCTCGACGCGGGTCTCATCGCCGGTGTCGTCGGCCTGCTGCTGGTGATCGTCTACTGCCTGCTCTACTACCGCGGCCTGGGCCTGGTCATCATCGGCTCGCTGCTCGTGGCCTCGGCGCTGACCTACGTGATGGTCCTGCTGCTGGGCAAGGGCGTCGGCTTCACGCTGACGCTGCCGGGCATCGCGGGACTCATCGTGGCGATCGGCATCACTGCCGACTCGTTCATCGTGTTCTTCGAACGCATCCGGGACGAGGTGCGTGACGGCAAGTCGTTGCGCCTGGCCGTCGAGGCCGGCTGGGTGCGTGCCCGTGGCACGATCCTGGCCGCCGACGCGGTCTCGATCATCGCGGCGGTCACCTTGTTCATCTTCGCGATCGGTGTCGTCCGCGGGTTCGCGTTCGCCCTCGGCCTGACGACCCTGATCGACGTCTTCGTCGTGTTCTTCTTCACCAAGCCGCTGGTCTCGCTGCTGGCGCGGACGAAGTTCTTCGGCCAGGGGCACAAGCTCTCGGGTCTCGACGCCAGCCACCTGGGCATCTCGGGCCGCAAGGTCTCCGAGATCGCCCGCACGCGACCCAGCACCGCCGGGAAGGTCAGCCGATGA